The Dehalococcoidia bacterium DNA window CGTGAACGACGCGCCCGCGCTCAAAGCCGCCGATGTGGGCGTGGCGATGGGCAAAAGCGGCACCGATGTCGCCCGCGAAGCCGCCGACATCGTGCTGGCAGATGACAACTTCGTGAGCATTCGCAACGCCGTCGAGGAAGGGCGCATCGCTTTCAAGAACCTGCGCAATGCGACCTTCTTCCTCATCTCCACAGGCGCAGGCTCGATACTGATGTTCCTGTTTGCTGTGCTGATGGGTTTGCCGATGCCAATGCTGCCCGCGCAGCTGCTGTGGCTAAACCTTGTAACGAACGGCTTGCAGGATGTGGCGATGGCGTTCGAACCGGGCGACAAGAGCATCATGCGTCAACCGCCGCGCCCGCGCGATGAGGGGATTATCTCCAAGTTGCTGTGGGAGCGCACCGCGCTGGTGGGGCTGCTGATTGGCGGCGCGGGGCTGTGGCTGTTTATGTACGAGTACGAAACGACAGGCTCGCTCACACGGGCGCAGACCGTCGCGCTGACAACCGTTGTGCTGTTCCAGAACTTTCATGTGGGCAA harbors:
- a CDS encoding HAD-IC family P-type ATPase gives rise to the protein ARIDARAGVPEPSELVFVGLVGMMDPPRRGVLEAIDECHQAGIRVLMITGDHAATARAIAAQLHIAPPDAEVVTGAELERMSDEELRERVRTVNVFARVSPEHKLRVVRALQSNGETVAVTGDGVNDAPALKAADVGVAMGKSGTDVAREAADIVLADDNFVSIRNAVEEGRIAFKNLRNATFFLISTGAGSILMFLFAVLMGLPMPMLPAQLLWLNLVTNGLQDVAMAFEPGDKSIMRQPPRPRDEGIISKLLWERTALVGLLIGGAGLWLFMYEYETTGSLTRAQTVALTTVVLFQNFHVG